One genomic segment of Acidobacteriota bacterium includes these proteins:
- a CDS encoding GNAT family N-acetyltransferase, protein MTSSSKHLFADLDLSRRLEKTEGEGNRSFVEARAQISPEVGAEWTRIAGTYALFDGPRSPLTQTFGLGIFQEVAADDLQQLEDFFLGRQAPVFHEVSPLAHPSALHLLGQRGYRPIEFTSVLYRPIAPGVELRFQGDEAIRVRIADPQEADLWASTAAEGWSEYEGLPEVVLELGKVNMARPDAFCFLAELEGFPIAAGALSLFEGVALLAGASTIPAARRRGAQLALLQSRLQFAAEQGCDLAMMCAQPGTPSQRNAQRHNFQIAYTRIKWQLFR, encoded by the coding sequence ATGACCAGCTCTTCAAAGCACCTTTTTGCCGACCTCGACCTTTCCCGCCGCCTGGAAAAGACCGAAGGCGAAGGCAACCGCTCGTTTGTAGAAGCCCGCGCCCAAATCTCACCAGAAGTCGGCGCCGAGTGGACACGCATCGCCGGCACCTACGCTTTGTTTGACGGCCCCCGTTCCCCTCTCACGCAGACCTTCGGCTTGGGCATCTTTCAGGAAGTCGCAGCGGACGACCTTCAACAACTGGAGGACTTTTTCCTCGGCCGCCAGGCCCCGGTCTTCCACGAAGTGAGCCCCCTGGCCCACCCCTCAGCCCTGCACCTGCTGGGCCAAAGGGGATACCGGCCTATCGAATTCACCAGCGTCCTTTACCGTCCCATTGCGCCCGGAGTCGAGCTGCGCTTTCAAGGGGACGAAGCCATCCGCGTACGCATCGCCGATCCCCAGGAGGCCGACCTTTGGGCGTCCACCGCGGCAGAGGGCTGGAGCGAATACGAGGGACTTCCCGAGGTGGTCCTGGAATTGGGCAAGGTCAACATGGCGCGTCCTGACGCCTTCTGTTTCCTGGCCGAGCTTGAAGGCTTCCCCATCGCCGCCGGCGCCCTCAGTCTCTTCGAGGGGGTGGCCCTTCTAGCCGGCGCCAGCACCATCCCAGCCGCCCGCCGCCGCGGAGCCCAGTTGGCTCTCCTGCAAAGCCGCCTGCAGTTCGCCGCCGAGCAGGGCTGCGATCTGGCCATGATGTGCGCCCAACCCGGCACCCCCTCCCAACGCAACGCCCAACGCCACAACTTCCAGATCGCCTACACCCGCATTAAATGGCAACTCTTCCGCTGA
- a CDS encoding WG repeat-containing protein: MLFAETTAEGERYGYRDSAGEVVIEPRFRLGEEFSESGLAAVVDETGWAYIDTKGEVVVRPFVFDNAPDAFSEGLARFQRDGRFGFFDQSGNIVIDPLYEFARPFSEGLAAACKGCVREADHEHWSVAGGKWGYIDRGGDEAIPFVFDEAASFKQGRAQVTQDGAPKSIGKDGQVLK, encoded by the coding sequence GTGCTCTTCGCCGAGACGACAGCCGAGGGCGAGCGTTACGGGTATCGCGACTCGGCCGGGGAGGTGGTTATCGAACCCCGCTTCCGCTTGGGCGAGGAGTTTTCCGAGTCGGGATTGGCGGCCGTCGTCGATGAGACCGGCTGGGCTTATATCGACACAAAGGGCGAGGTCGTGGTGCGGCCTTTTGTCTTCGATAACGCGCCGGATGCCTTCTCCGAAGGACTGGCCCGCTTCCAGCGAGACGGACGCTTCGGCTTCTTCGACCAGTCCGGAAACATCGTCATCGACCCCCTTTACGAATTCGCCCGGCCCTTCTCGGAGGGTCTGGCCGCAGCCTGTAAAGGATGCGTGAGAGAGGCTGACCACGAGCATTGGTCGGTGGCAGGAGGAAAATGGGGATACATTGATCGCGGTGGAGATGAAGCCATCCCGTTTGTTTTCGACGAAGCCGCCTCCTTCAAACAAGGCCGCGCCCAGGTCACCCAGGACGGCGCCCCGAAATCGATAGGAAAAGACGGGCAAGTTCTGAAATAG
- a CDS encoding sigma-70 family RNA polymerase sigma factor produces the protein MERSDEHLLELALQGDGACFGELTERWQNRIFRFICRYTGNSEVARDLTQDTFTKAYQNLPRLSDPGKFSSWLYTIALNECRMRFRRLKAVTQVPFEDYLQSDRPVSGEPSPERALAGKERADILRGAFDDLPDEQRAAIVMKEYQGLKFQEIAEILDIPVSTAKSRVYLGLKTLRRLLERRL, from the coding sequence ATGGAGCGCAGCGACGAGCACTTATTGGAACTCGCACTGCAAGGAGACGGGGCTTGCTTCGGAGAACTGACGGAACGGTGGCAGAATCGGATCTTCCGTTTCATCTGCCGCTATACCGGCAACTCCGAGGTGGCTAGGGATCTGACCCAAGATACCTTTACCAAGGCCTATCAGAACCTTCCCCGCCTCTCCGACCCGGGCAAATTCTCGTCCTGGCTGTACACCATCGCGCTCAACGAGTGCCGCATGCGCTTCCGACGCCTCAAAGCCGTCACGCAGGTGCCCTTTGAGGACTATCTTCAGTCTGACCGGCCCGTTTCCGGCGAGCCCTCGCCTGAGAGGGCGCTGGCCGGAAAAGAAAGGGCCGACATCTTGCGCGGCGCCTTCGATGACCTGCCCGATGAACAGCGGGCGGCCATCGTCATGAAGGAGTATCAGGGACTCAAGTTTCAGGAGATTGCCGAGATCCTCGATATTCCGGTTTCAACGGCCAAGTCTCGCGTCTACCTGGGACTGAAGACTTTGCGCCGCTTGTTGGAGAGACGATTATGA
- a CDS encoding DUF92 domain-containing protein translates to MSDRREDLRQLEHLLPVGFAFTLPYLPYWAILSLAGLAILHALFFSPLLVRITTRQDEALRRVSPGKLYYALGVLALLLIFRERLYLAAAVWALLSVGDAASNFIGRRIGRHKLPYHPDKSWQGLLAFWLLGGLSAALLLWWNLPPEASFSLTRIVACCLLTSLAAAIGESLPEVIDDNIAVVWIGAATLPLLISIDTPLPSPAAPWAEILMVSAGAALLARVLGWVSTRGAVMGGVVALLIYTGAGRPAFLVLLSFVATGSIATRLGFAHKHKLAIAQGERGERGVSNVLANGSVALAAALISLWVDAPELLRAAFTAALATAALDTLSTEIGQWLGRRPINPVTFRPVPVGTPGAVSLEGTLAGWMGAGLVASVAVFSGWLPWPALPVIWVAAVAAGFYESLCGTLFRSRLPYSDEALNLYSTLFGATAAGWAWSLLHPPC, encoded by the coding sequence ATGTCCGATCGCCGAGAAGACCTGCGACAGTTGGAACACCTCTTGCCCGTCGGATTCGCCTTCACCCTCCCCTACCTGCCTTACTGGGCCATCCTCTCCCTGGCCGGACTCGCCATCCTGCACGCACTGTTCTTCTCGCCGCTGCTGGTCAGGATCACCACCCGCCAGGATGAAGCGCTGCGCCGCGTCTCTCCCGGCAAGCTCTACTACGCCCTGGGAGTCCTGGCCTTGCTGCTGATCTTCCGCGAACGGCTCTACCTGGCGGCCGCCGTATGGGCCCTGCTCTCGGTGGGCGACGCCGCCTCCAACTTCATCGGGCGCCGCATCGGACGCCACAAGCTGCCCTACCATCCCGACAAGAGCTGGCAGGGACTGCTGGCCTTTTGGCTCCTGGGAGGCTTGTCCGCCGCGCTGCTGCTGTGGTGGAATCTGCCCCCTGAGGCATCCTTTTCGCTCACGCGCATTGTGGCCTGCTGCCTGCTGACTTCGCTGGCCGCCGCCATCGGCGAGTCGCTGCCGGAAGTAATCGACGACAACATAGCGGTCGTATGGATCGGAGCCGCTACGCTTCCCTTGCTCATCTCCATCGACACGCCCCTCCCGTCGCCCGCCGCGCCCTGGGCCGAGATCCTGATGGTCTCGGCAGGGGCTGCCCTGCTGGCCCGCGTGCTGGGCTGGGTCTCTACGCGGGGGGCGGTGATGGGCGGTGTGGTGGCGCTGCTCATCTACACCGGCGCCGGACGTCCCGCCTTCCTGGTGCTGCTTTCATTCGTGGCCACCGGCAGCATCGCCACCCGCCTCGGATTCGCCCACAAGCACAAGCTGGCCATCGCCCAGGGAGAGCGGGGAGAGCGGGGCGTTTCCAACGTGCTGGCCAATGGATCGGTGGCTTTGGCGGCCGCGCTGATCAGCCTGTGGGTGGACGCGCCGGAATTGCTGCGGGCCGCTTTTACCGCCGCTTTGGCCACGGCCGCTCTCGACACCCTCTCCACAGAAATCGGACAGTGGCTGGGCCGCCGCCCCATCAATCCCGTCACCTTCCGGCCCGTCCCCGTGGGGACTCCCGGCGCCGTTTCCCTGGAAGGCACCCTGGCCGGATGGATGGGGGCCGGCTTGGTGGCATCGGTGGCCGTCTTCAGCGGCTGGCTCCCCTGGCCGGCCTTGCCCGTCATCTGGGTAGCCGCCGTGGCCGCCGGGTTCTACGAGAGCCTCTGCGGCACTCTCTTCCGCTCCCGCCTGCCCTACTCCGACGAAGCCCTCAACCTCTACAGCACGCTCTTCGGCGCCACCGCCGCCGGATGGGCCTGGTCATTGCTCCACCCGCCCTGCTGA
- a CDS encoding zf-HC2 domain-containing protein, whose translation MNCQEIEQRMMDVLYGEALDSRQCFAFFQHLEKCADCRREYDELVDTRRRLAEWQVDDLPAGALQPAIEEWKGSSPAARGGTASVSFWTWVQRSAAALLMVLGLWTVLAQTGLTAALGPAAEGSLSDAQLRQRIEEEAAMMAAEEIRSLKMQLQDEYEFLLEKVELIGNSADEHGHELRSLHEQIERYSSGT comes from the coding sequence ATGAATTGCCAAGAGATCGAGCAGCGGATGATGGACGTCCTCTACGGAGAGGCACTCGATTCCCGCCAGTGCTTCGCCTTTTTTCAGCATTTGGAAAAATGCGCGGATTGCCGGCGTGAATACGACGAACTGGTGGACACCCGGCGAAGGCTGGCCGAATGGCAGGTCGACGACTTGCCCGCCGGCGCCTTGCAGCCCGCTATCGAGGAGTGGAAAGGCTCTTCGCCGGCGGCCCGCGGCGGCACGGCTTCCGTTTCTTTCTGGACCTGGGTGCAGAGATCGGCGGCAGCCCTTTTGATGGTGCTGGGGCTGTGGACGGTGCTGGCCCAGACCGGGTTGACAGCGGCCTTAGGCCCGGCTGCCGAGGGATCTCTGTCCGATGCTCAACTGCGGCAGCGCATTGAAGAAGAAGCCGCCATGATGGCGGCCGAGGAAATCCGTTCCCTGAAAATGCAGCTGCAGGACGAGTACGAGTTTCTGCTGGAGAAGGTGGAATTGATCGGGAACAGCGCAGACGAGCACGGTCACGAACTGAGATCGCTGCACGAGCAGATCGAACGCTACTCCAGCGGAACTTGA
- a CDS encoding cysteine peptidase family C39 domain-containing protein has product MMLSKGVLLAVLAGGALSSLLLLSTLIHDPQALRRIRAWRMGARFEGVDRVVLQAGLSDCGPAALCMVLRHYGLRASLPELTRLARPGPQGVRMGVLRSLAEHHGLEAECRRLTLSQLSRAPLPAVVFFRRGHFVVVEGISPEGIFEVLDPALGRLRFPPSAFLRCWGGPVLLVEPPLQSWAALGRSHPPPAREQRP; this is encoded by the coding sequence ATGATGCTGTCGAAAGGAGTGCTGTTGGCGGTGTTGGCAGGAGGCGCACTGAGTTCGCTGCTTTTGCTGTCGACCTTGATCCACGATCCCCAGGCCTTGCGGCGCATCAGGGCCTGGAGGATGGGCGCCCGCTTCGAGGGGGTCGACCGGGTGGTCTTGCAGGCGGGGCTGAGCGATTGCGGCCCGGCGGCGCTTTGCATGGTGCTTCGCCATTACGGCCTGCGGGCCTCTTTGCCGGAACTGACCCGCTTGGCCCGGCCCGGGCCGCAGGGCGTGCGCATGGGCGTGTTGCGCAGCCTGGCCGAACACCATGGACTAGAGGCCGAATGCCGCCGGCTCACGCTTTCCCAGTTGAGCCGGGCTCCCTTGCCGGCCGTGGTCTTCTTCCGCCGAGGCCATTTCGTGGTGGTGGAAGGCATTTCGCCGGAAGGCATTTTCGAGGTGCTGGATCCGGCCCTGGGCCGGCTGCGCTTTCCTCCCTCGGCCTTCTTGCGCTGTTGGGGCGGACCGGTGCTGCTGGTGGAACCGCCCCTGCAGTCCTGGGCTGCCCTCGGCCGCTCCCATCCTCCGCCGGCAAGGGAGCAGCGGCCATGA
- a CDS encoding ABC transporter ATP-binding protein → MSASTRIEIQALGKEMGGRSLLRDVTLAVRQGEICCLVGPNGAGKTTLLHCLMGLRRRDCGRILINGVSHDDPAIQLQWSQVGFLPQNPQLYPHLKIREHLVFVAQIYKGRGSEIDRFVDQELARFGLQPAAESFPETLSRGEYQKAALVSTRVHSPSLLVYDEPDTALDDSSRRLLVQLLTDLVGQGGAALIATHDLRLAESLTCRLAILNRGNILFDGRPQDLRLALHAGGDASLDDLYRQLLEQHQAGWRKGGGFEPAQ, encoded by the coding sequence ATGAGTGCTTCTACCCGTATCGAGATCCAGGCCTTGGGCAAGGAGATGGGAGGACGCTCCTTGCTTCGCGACGTGACCTTGGCCGTCCGGCAAGGCGAGATCTGCTGCCTGGTCGGCCCCAACGGAGCCGGCAAAACCACCTTGCTGCATTGCCTGATGGGGCTGCGCCGCCGCGACTGCGGCCGCATTCTCATCAACGGCGTCAGTCATGACGATCCGGCCATCCAGCTTCAATGGAGTCAGGTGGGATTCCTGCCTCAGAATCCTCAGCTCTATCCCCACCTCAAGATACGAGAACACCTTGTCTTCGTCGCCCAAATCTACAAGGGCCGCGGGAGCGAAATCGACCGCTTCGTCGACCAGGAACTGGCCCGCTTCGGCTTGCAGCCGGCGGCCGAGTCTTTTCCCGAGACGCTCTCACGGGGCGAATATCAGAAGGCCGCCCTGGTCTCGACCCGGGTCCATTCGCCTTCTCTGCTTGTCTACGATGAACCCGATACGGCTTTGGACGACTCCTCGCGGCGGTTGCTGGTGCAGCTTCTGACCGATCTGGTAGGCCAAGGAGGCGCGGCCCTGATCGCCACTCACGACTTGCGTCTGGCCGAGTCGCTGACATGCCGGCTGGCGATTCTCAACCGGGGAAACATCCTCTTCGACGGACGGCCTCAGGACCTGCGGCTGGCTCTTCACGCCGGAGGCGACGCCAGTCTGGACGACCTGTATCGCCAATTGCTCGAGCAACACCAGGCAGGTTGGAGGAAGGGAGGCGGCTTTGAACCGGCGCAATAA
- a CDS encoding NAD-dependent epimerase/dehydratase family protein, translated as MKCVVTGGTGFLGSALVRLLGQAGHQVEVVSRSRGHDIARPDTLRQAFREAEVVFHLAALVQSRPGPFERTNLQGLENVFKVCRSEKVERVINVSSFTIFGPSHGKPHREDRLPQRQSFFHGYDETKYRGYQLTGQWKSEIRINTVFPTVIFGPGPMTEGNIMVRLLGRWASMRVAALQRGGRPVWNFVFVDDVAKGLMAALQAPPGEDFILGGEDVSLSGLLQAFRQASGRRMLRLPLPDPAFRLGARFEDWTSRLMGFPPLVLPATADFFLNDWQFSSAKAADQLGYAPRPLSQGLETTWQWMRQR; from the coding sequence ATGAAATGTGTGGTGACCGGCGGGACGGGTTTTCTGGGGAGCGCCTTAGTCCGCCTGTTGGGCCAGGCGGGTCACCAGGTAGAGGTGGTTTCGCGCAGCCGGGGACATGACATCGCCCGCCCCGATACTCTGCGTCAGGCTTTTCGCGAAGCCGAGGTGGTTTTTCATCTGGCGGCGCTGGTGCAGTCGCGGCCGGGTCCATTCGAGCGGACCAATCTGCAGGGGCTGGAGAACGTCTTCAAGGTCTGCCGCAGCGAGAAGGTCGAACGGGTCATCAACGTCTCCTCTTTCACCATCTTCGGACCCAGCCATGGCAAGCCCCACCGCGAGGACCGCTTGCCCCAGCGCCAGAGCTTTTTTCATGGCTACGACGAAACCAAGTATCGGGGCTATCAGCTCACTGGCCAGTGGAAGTCCGAGATCCGCATCAACACCGTCTTCCCCACCGTCATCTTCGGTCCCGGACCCATGACCGAGGGCAACATCATGGTGCGCCTGCTGGGCCGTTGGGCCTCCATGCGGGTGGCGGCTCTGCAACGCGGCGGACGCCCCGTCTGGAACTTCGTTTTCGTGGACGACGTGGCCAAGGGACTCATGGCCGCCCTGCAGGCGCCTCCCGGCGAAGACTTCATCCTGGGCGGCGAGGACGTCTCCCTGAGCGGACTCTTGCAGGCCTTCCGCCAGGCCAGCGGACGGCGCATGCTGCGGCTCCCCCTTCCCGACCCGGCCTTCCGTTTGGGCGCGCGCTTCGAGGACTGGACCTCGCGCCTGATGGGCTTCCCTCCCTTGGTGCTGCCCGCCACCGCCGACTTCTTCCTCAACGACTGGCAGTTCTCTTCTGCCAAGGCCGCCGATCAGCTCGGCTACGCCCCGCGTCCTCTCTCCCAGGGACTGGAAACCACCTGGCAGTGGATGCGGCAAAGATGA
- a CDS encoding DinB family protein, protein MRYRFLVDTYQTERLKVLSVWSMFGDEDLAFRPHPEDRRGRSVLEQMVHQCVSENLWFVQILGIDVGAPPLPEREERLDFIRRYRQDSGRRRDALAVKQERWWEESASFFDVERSRAWVMVRRIAHTAHHRGQQLAMLRMLGRDLHSTYGPTADTGGLMQNQAPTIYAYDDFDALVKGEDSGGRKRPLPGPGDKSPTERP, encoded by the coding sequence ATGCGCTATCGCTTTCTCGTTGATACCTATCAGACCGAGCGCCTCAAAGTGCTCAGCGTGTGGAGCATGTTTGGCGATGAGGACCTCGCCTTCCGCCCCCACCCCGAGGATCGCCGGGGGCGCAGCGTGCTTGAGCAGATGGTGCATCAATGCGTCAGCGAGAACCTCTGGTTCGTTCAGATTCTGGGCATCGACGTCGGCGCACCCCCTCTGCCCGAGCGTGAGGAGCGCCTCGACTTCATCCGCCGCTATCGCCAGGACTCCGGCCGGCGCCGGGACGCCCTGGCGGTCAAGCAAGAGAGATGGTGGGAAGAGAGCGCCAGCTTCTTCGACGTTGAGCGCTCGCGGGCCTGGGTGATGGTAAGGCGCATCGCCCATACGGCCCACCACCGCGGCCAGCAACTCGCCATGCTGAGGATGCTGGGACGCGACTTGCACAGCACCTACGGCCCGACAGCCGACACGGGAGGCCTGATGCAGAACCAGGCCCCCACCATCTATGCCTACGACGACTTCGATGCTTTGGTGAAGGGCGAAGACTCTGGCGGTCGAAAGCGACCCTTGCCCGGCCCCGGCGACAAATCGCCCACCGAGCGACCGTGA
- a CDS encoding alkaline phosphatase family protein yields MKKIALIAIVVLLAVTAWFFLDFTPPANQTDFKVVVLGFDGVDPDLVNQWLDDLPNIRALSESGTLRPLGTTNPPESPVAWASFATGTNPGKHGIFDFLRRDAENYLPDIGLVKREPPEFLFGAIPYKAPVIINNRRGEPFWKHLDRAGFKTHNLRIPVEMPATEMTYGRTYSGLGVPDLLGTWGTYHYLATDLSMWDLSENANTEFGGKQVLLEMDEEVDDLFHASIQGPFDPRQKPGTADRMTVPLTVQRNADATAVEISLQGRQETVEEGAWSGWFEFTYEIGPFVDVKGLSRFQVLETFPEVRLYLMPISLHPADPPVAITEPPAFSQELYDLYGEFKTLGWIHETWGLNEEQIDEGIFLEDLFRNMDSLETMLLDAIDGGESSLYTAVFTATDSVSHMFYRLMDEQHPRYEAELAAEYGDAIKRVYQRMDEVIGKVVERLDAQDHLLVVSDHGFHTWRKEFNTNTWLVRNGYMFLKGQDEEEEVKKLDHMFSGGSFFPNVDWERTKAYSLGLGHIYINLKGREGKGIVEPGREYDQLVEEIRQNIVQYRDPDTDEKVLVNAYFYKDIYTGDNMEHAGDIQLSFATGYRTSWQTALGAVPPNIIVANLKKWSGDHCASDVFETAGFLVSNRVIENQETAIIDLAPTLYQVFGVDIPERIDGRPWQFSSSQVSTAAGQP; encoded by the coding sequence ATGAAAAAAATCGCGCTGATCGCAATCGTTGTGCTGTTGGCCGTCACGGCTTGGTTTTTCCTCGACTTCACGCCCCCGGCCAACCAGACCGACTTCAAGGTTGTGGTGCTGGGATTTGATGGGGTCGACCCTGATCTGGTGAATCAGTGGCTGGATGATCTGCCCAACATCCGGGCCCTCTCCGAGAGCGGGACCTTGCGTCCTCTGGGGACCACCAATCCGCCCGAGTCGCCGGTGGCCTGGGCCAGTTTCGCCACCGGCACCAACCCGGGAAAGCACGGCATCTTCGACTTCTTGCGCCGCGACGCCGAGAATTATCTGCCCGACATCGGATTGGTCAAGCGCGAGCCGCCCGAGTTTCTCTTTGGAGCCATTCCCTACAAGGCGCCGGTGATCATCAACAATCGCCGGGGCGAACCTTTCTGGAAGCACCTGGATCGGGCGGGCTTCAAGACTCACAATCTGCGCATACCGGTTGAAATGCCGGCCACCGAGATGACCTACGGAAGGACCTACTCGGGTCTGGGCGTTCCCGATCTGCTGGGCACCTGGGGCACTTACCACTACTTGGCCACCGACCTCTCCATGTGGGACTTGAGCGAGAACGCCAACACCGAGTTCGGCGGCAAGCAGGTGCTGCTGGAGATGGATGAAGAGGTGGACGATCTCTTCCACGCCAGCATCCAGGGCCCCTTCGATCCGCGCCAGAAGCCGGGGACGGCCGATCGGATGACGGTTCCCCTGACCGTTCAGCGCAATGCCGACGCGACTGCCGTCGAAATCAGCCTGCAGGGCCGCCAGGAAACGGTAGAAGAGGGCGCATGGAGCGGCTGGTTCGAGTTCACCTACGAGATCGGACCCTTCGTGGACGTCAAAGGACTGAGCCGCTTTCAGGTCTTGGAGACCTTCCCCGAGGTGCGCCTCTACCTGATGCCCATCAGCCTCCATCCCGCCGACCCGCCCGTGGCCATCACCGAACCTCCCGCCTTCTCCCAGGAACTCTACGACCTCTACGGCGAGTTCAAGACGCTGGGCTGGATTCACGAAACCTGGGGACTCAACGAAGAGCAGATCGACGAGGGTATTTTCTTGGAAGACCTGTTCCGCAATATGGACTCCTTGGAAACCATGTTGCTCGACGCCATCGACGGCGGCGAGTCCTCTCTCTACACGGCGGTTTTTACCGCCACGGATTCCGTCTCTCACATGTTCTACCGGCTGATGGACGAGCAGCACCCCCGATACGAAGCCGAGTTGGCCGCCGAGTACGGCGACGCCATCAAGCGCGTCTATCAGCGCATGGATGAAGTGATCGGCAAGGTGGTAGAGCGGCTGGACGCCCAGGACCACCTGCTGGTGGTCTCCGACCACGGCTTCCACACCTGGCGCAAGGAGTTCAACACCAACACCTGGCTGGTGCGCAACGGCTATATGTTCCTCAAAGGCCAGGACGAAGAGGAGGAAGTCAAGAAGCTTGACCACATGTTCAGCGGCGGCAGCTTCTTCCCCAACGTCGACTGGGAGCGCACCAAGGCCTATTCGCTGGGTCTGGGTCACATCTACATCAACCTCAAGGGGCGCGAAGGCAAGGGCATCGTGGAACCGGGCCGGGAATACGATCAACTGGTCGAGGAGATCCGCCAAAATATCGTGCAGTACCGCGACCCCGACACTGACGAGAAGGTGCTGGTCAACGCCTACTTCTACAAGGACATCTACACCGGCGACAACATGGAACACGCCGGGGACATCCAGCTCAGCTTCGCCACCGGGTACCGTACTTCCTGGCAGACCGCGCTGGGAGCCGTGCCCCCCAACATCATCGTGGCCAACCTCAAGAAGTGGAGCGGAGATCATTGCGCGTCCGACGTCTTCGAAACGGCCGGTTTCCTGGTTTCAAACCGGGTGATCGAGAACCAGGAGACGGCCATCATCGATCTGGCTCCAACGCTCTACCAGGTCTTCGGCGTCGATATCCCGGAGCGCATTGACGGTCGGCCCTGGCAGTTCTCGTCTTCGCAAGTGAGCACGGCGGCGGGTCAGCCTTAG
- a CDS encoding M23 family metallopeptidase: protein MAKGDLNIIVKPAGDGPARKIVLPRRLVRLAAVGMIAFVAVLTLTALHYFSMWKHSEVHSEVGPQVERLRHENASFRHEARRLTDQFAFLETNAKKLEIMANVVQQTLSASGAENTVKLALDLESRRNVKRHLNAFDRRRINLTTEFQWLREKYADRPLLLSTAPSIWPAQGYLADVFGWRDDPFSQSREFHGGVDISGPQGTAVVATADGQVLRTDFTSDYGRLIIIDHRFGLSTRYAHLSQILVEEGARVKRGDVIGYVGLSGRATGPHVHYEVRLYGQPIDPLPFFQD, encoded by the coding sequence ATGGCCAAAGGAGATCTCAACATCATCGTCAAGCCTGCCGGGGACGGGCCGGCCCGCAAGATCGTCTTGCCACGCCGCCTGGTCCGCTTGGCGGCGGTGGGCATGATCGCTTTTGTGGCCGTCTTGACCTTGACCGCGCTGCATTATTTCTCGATGTGGAAGCATTCCGAGGTGCACTCCGAAGTGGGCCCTCAAGTCGAGCGGCTCCGCCACGAGAACGCTTCCTTTCGCCACGAGGCGAGACGCCTGACTGACCAGTTCGCCTTTCTGGAGACCAACGCCAAGAAGCTCGAGATCATGGCCAACGTCGTGCAGCAGACTCTGAGCGCCTCGGGCGCCGAGAATACGGTCAAGCTGGCTCTGGATCTGGAAAGCCGCCGCAACGTCAAACGGCATCTGAACGCCTTTGACCGTCGGCGAATCAACCTGACGACCGAGTTTCAATGGCTGCGTGAGAAATATGCCGACCGGCCGCTGCTGCTTTCCACTGCGCCTTCCATTTGGCCGGCTCAAGGATATCTGGCGGACGTCTTCGGCTGGCGCGACGATCCATTCAGCCAATCCAGGGAATTCCACGGCGGCGTCGACATTTCGGGTCCCCAGGGCACGGCAGTGGTGGCCACCGCCGACGGGCAGGTACTGCGCACGGATTTTACTTCCGACTACGGACGCCTGATCATCATCGACCATCGCTTCGGCCTCAGCACCCGCTACGCTCACCTCTCGCAAATCCTGGTGGAGGAAGGAGCGCGGGTCAAGCGGGGCGATGTGATCGGCTACGTCGGATTGTCGGGACGGGCCACGGGACCTCACGTCCACTACGAGGTGCGTCTCTACGGCCAGCCCATCGACCCGCTTCCCTTCTTCCAAGACTAG